From a single Anas acuta chromosome 16, bAnaAcu1.1, whole genome shotgun sequence genomic region:
- the RPS21 gene encoding small ribosomal subunit protein eS21: MQNDAGEFVDLYVPRKCSASNRIIGAKDHASIQINISEVDKVTGRVNGQFKTYAICGAIRRMGESDDSILRLAKNDGIVSKNF; this comes from the exons ATGCAGAACGACGCCGGGGAGTTCGTGGATCTCTACGTGCCTCGCAAGTG CTCTGCTAGCAACCGAATTATCGGTGCCAAGGATCATGCTTCTATTCAGATAAACATTTCTGAG GTTGACAAGGTAACAGGGAGAGTCAATGGCCAGTTCAAGACATACGCCATTTGTGGAGCAATCCGTAGGATG GGAGAATCAGACGACTCCATTCTGCGTCTGGCAAAAAATGATGGAATTGTTTCCAA gAACTTCTAA